From Balaenoptera ricei isolate mBalRic1 chromosome 5, mBalRic1.hap2, whole genome shotgun sequence:
CCACCTTGAGGTCAGATCTTTTTCCTTGATCTGCCCTGAAATCCTCAAACTCACTACAAACTCACTACAACCTACTGAATCGTTATTTAAAGTTGTTTTCAGTTGATTAACGTTATTTTTCAAGTAACTGTATAGTCAGCTATGACTTCTCTCTATCTTCCTTTCTGTTATTTATGTCTCATTTTGTTACCGGGGCCAGGCTTGTATTGCTTGCCGCAAAACAGGCCAATAGATGGAGTTGTTGGGACAAAGAATAGTGTGACTTTATTCAGAAGCCAGctgaccgagaagatggtgggctcgtgccccaaagaaccatcttgtcTGAATTAGAgttcaggctccttttatactaaaagaaGAGGGAGCAAAGTcaaacacttcctggttcccGGCAGCCtccggaggggatgtgttaatttcttccccctgcggtcattcacaggtgggcccgGTCAGGATGTTTcatgtgagctgaacaaaggtattttagtttaatgctcattacctgggaagcAGGGTTCCCAGAAATGGACAATTATGTGTAATTTAAGCTTATTGGCAACATCCCTTTAGCGAtgaacttgtaatagaatacaaaaaggttcttccctattacagaaGGAGGACCAGTGTTGGAGTCCCAGGAACAGAGGcatttaacctttatttttaagGTGGACATTCTTTACATCTGGTCAATGTGCCCTTTTCTTCAGTAATTAAACAGATGGACAATGTATGTTTGACAGGCCACAAACAGGCTGAGTTAGCATGAAATTCAAGGTGACTCacgtataagccagaatgacttccccagaCCTAAACATGTGAACATTTCTTTTATCACTACCATGCGGCGGTGAGGGGGATTCTGTGCTCACGCCCCGTGTCTAGGGGCGGGGGCTCCAGGAGCCCAGGGACAAGGGCCTGCCGTTGGGCGGTGGCACCATCTGGGCCGTGTGGCCTCCCTGGTGTCTTTGCACAGTCTTCCCACCAGACCGGCTGCGGCCCCGCTGACTGCCTCGGGGCCCCCAGGCGTGGCCTCTGGACCAGGTGGTTCCCCTGCGGGCACCCTCAGCCCTCCCGCCAGCACCCAGACTCAGGCCAGCCGGTGGGTGGCACTCAGGGGCAGGTGGGTGAAGGCGGTGGCCGGGCCTCTGGTTTGTGCAGCTGTGTTTACTGCTCCCGCCTCTGGGCACCTTGgcctctcccttgtctctgctcGGTCACGCCTGTCACCACCCGCCCACCTGGTCCCTCCCAGGCCACAGAGGGGCCTCTGGTTTCTCTCACTCGCCTCGACGGCTCTGATGCTCACTTCACACTGGGGGCTCCACACAGGGGCCcctcctgagtgtgtgtgtgtatctgtgtgtacctctgtgtgtctctgtgtcttgtCTGTGtgcttgtctgtgtgtgtgtgtgtgtgtgtgtgtgtgtgtgtgtgtgtgtgtcctggctCTGGTAGCCTTAATCCTGGTGTTATCTTACTTTTCAAATATAACAGACGTCTGACTTCCCCTGTGATTTTTGCTGCCCATTATTCAACCCAGGATCCTTTACCTAACAGCACTCCTGCTGGGCTTTTATCCCAACTGAATTCAATCTGTGCTCATTGTAAACTGATTGTGTGGAAATCCTCAAGTCCACCCCAAACCAGTCTGGAGTCACCCAGGTGGTTACCACTTTACCCCCACCTCCTTGAAGGATCAATGCTGAGTCAAGCTGTGCAGAGATGCCAGGAGGAGCGTCAGAGGTCAGTCCTCACATCCTTCCCTCCAGGGGACACGGTGAGTTTCCCAGAGTTTCAGATTAGAAATCCCTGGGGAGCTGTTTGGTTTCTACTAATTTATTAGACAATCAGGTAAGACCCAAGTGCACAGACCTAAAGATTTTTGACAGTTAAACATCTGGGatgagcaattccactcctaggtattcacCCGAAAGAATTGAAAGCTgggactcaaagagatatttgcacagtCATGTTAATAACAGCGTTACtcccaatagccaaaaggtggaaacagcccaaatgttcaTTGGCAAATAAATggctaaacaaaatgtgttatgtatatacaatggaattttttttgggggggggggggattccagcttttttatttttccccttttacacAAAACAAAGTAGAAGAAATAACACAGGATTAAAACTGCAAAAGTAGTTCATTGGtagaacacacatacacacaaaaatctaGGAAGACAAGCTTATTTACAATGAGGAAACACATGTAAATTACGGGAGTTTGTATacgaaacattaaaaaagaaaaggcaaacatATGCTACATGAGTGCCACTGTTTACAGCAATATTGAAGGGGAGAAAACAGCACTTATTTAGGAACAGATAGACCACAAGGTCCAGGTTTTACAGCATCAGTGCAATAAATTCACAAAACTATATCACCGCTAGTTAATCAGTTTAGGAACTGTTCCCAAATATGTCACATTTCCAGCCCTCAGAGGTTCATTCCTACAGATTTCAACTACTCCATCTATGGGGACAAAAAGCAGCCAGTGTTACCATAAAATGAGAATCTTGAGGCTTACCTTTAAAGGCTTATTCTGGTCTCGAAAAACTAGTAGGATTTTCTACTGAAATGAATCTTGACTAAACACAGGatgagttttgttctttttttttttttttaaaagcatcctATATTTggccattaagtatgatattatctagagatattttgtagatttttttttttaagaaattcacgttcttttatttatttatttatgactgtgttgggtcttcgtttctgtgcgagggctctctctagttgcggcaagtggggaccactcttcatcgcggtgcgcgggcctctcaccgtcgcggcctctcttgttgcggagcccaggctccagacgcgcaggctcagtaattgtggctcacgggcccagttgctccgtggcatgtgggatcttcccagcccagggctcgaacccgtgtcccctgcattggcaggcagattctcaaccactgcgccaccagggaagcccgagttttGTTCTTTATTGGCTGGTCTTGGAGTGAAGGTCATAGACATGACTCTTAACCTATTATGTACTTTAGTTTCAGTTAGCtgaaaatctgaaattaaaatatgcTAAAAATCCTAAATACCATCTGGCGTAAGCCTGCTACTAAAAAGCCCTTAAGGATGTACTAACTTCAAGTTTAAGTGCACGGGAACGAGAGTTCTAAGCCTGTCAGATTACCCATCTGGGAGGAAGGATCAATGTTTCCAACAAATTGCTACATTCTGCACAAGGGAGAAGCCAACACATACTAGGCCATGgaattactttcattttattccatGAGGATTCTTCTCCCACAGTATCGAAACAGAATGAGGAATGAATCTTAACTGGTCTCTTCATCAGAAGTGGTAAACTTGGTTTCTATATTCACGAAGCCAGACAGTTGTTTAAGCAGACTGTGGAAGCAGACAGTAGAACAAGCTTTCTGTAGCCACAGACCACGATCTTGTATCCAGCTAAAGCAAAGATCAACTTGAACAGTTCTCCCAAGCCACTGTTAACTGTACTAAAGGATGAAGTTCACcactatgttattttaaaagtaagagtTCAATTAACCTTGGGtgagaaaaaccaaaacaagtgGTAATGATGAATGAGTTGTCCATATAAGGCCAGCTGATGACAACACACCCTTGAAGACACTGGGCATAAAGCCTTACTTGGCAGGTGGGAATTTCTACTAACTAAGGGCAGAATGAGGGACAGCAAAGAGCTACATCTGTAACGTTTTAGTATCCAGACAGCATAACAGACACTGTCCCCAAGGACAACGTATACGCCATTAATCACACTGAATAAAGCAGAtgcattattcatttttcttttctctttgtttgagaagcttgtttctctctcttttggccATTCCAATGTACTTCGAAATGATCCCATGTTGGTTTAGTCCAGGAAGCAAGAGTAAGAAAGTCTTATTTTCCAGGTGGCTGAGAAGGAAGTCGTGGACTTGCTGTCCCACCCAAGAAACCGCAGCAAGAGAAACGATCATGGTCATGAAGTACGTTTTAGGCTTTTCTTCCTTTAGCGCAAAGAGGCGTTTCCACCAGCCCACAGCTCTGCGTCGAGTTTTTACTAGATTGCTGCAAATTCCATGGAATCTCTGCCGTTGCTCAGTGGTCCATTTATTGGAGCCAAAAATTCTAGGTGCTAGAATGGGAACAAGGTAGTCAGCCAAGCAcagaaacataacaaaacaggaaACACCTGACAGAACGGATGGATCTAGATAGTAGATAGTCAGAAACACCAAAGAAACCACACCCATGATGGCAGGTGGAAACCAGGCTCTTTCCCATTGGAGGACTTTCTCTGCCATCAGCATCACCTCTCCCCATCCTTGCAGCTGCTCTTCCAGACTTGCAGTCCCTGCGGCCCGCAGGTTGGTGCTGCGATTATCTCCTTCCGCCATTGTTCCTGAGGTGCCCCCTCAGCGAGCGCAGGACGCCCCCAAAACCCGGCCTTCCTCAGAGGCACTCACGACAACCCTAgcctatacagtggaatattattcagccttgaaaaggaagaaaattctgacacatgctacaacagggatgaaacttgaaaacattatgctaagtgaaataagccagacacaaaaggacaaatactgtatgattccacttacaggaaATATCCAGgctaggcaaatccatagagacagaaatcgaatagtggttcccaggggctgagaggggagagagaatggAGAGTGATTATTTAACAgggacagagtttctgtttcgaaaagttctggagatggatggtggtgatggttacacaacaaagtgaatgcacttaatgccactgaactgtgtacttgaaaatggttaaaatggaaaattttgttatctatattttaccacaatcaaaaacaatgaataatgtaagaaaaaaaaacctaggatGGGTTTGGAAAAATTTTACTAGACATGGGCATGGACGTGCTTGGGAAAATCCTGGCAGAGTATCAGGAGGAATGGAAGCAAATTAAACCTCTTTGAGACCTCTTGCTTAGTCAATTTCAATTTCTTCTAAGTAGCAAAACATACAAGACCAACAAcataaaagcttttcacaaaaacAGGATTGATAAATTTTATGGCCCATTTACATTGTAAATCTTCAATTAAGATGAGATATAAACCAGCCTTGAACAGGTGTTATGAATTAAACTttgtctcccccccaccccctcaaaatttatatgttgaagtcttaatccCCAGTGCTtcaggatgtgaccttatttggaaacagggtctttacagagtaatcaagttaaaatgaggtcatcagggtgggctgtaatccaatatgactggtgttcttataaaaaggggaaatttggacacagacacacagggagatgtcatgtgaagatgaaagcagaaattggggtgatgcttctacaagccaaggaacaccaaacaTTGCCAGCAAAcccccagaagccaggagagagaggcagagaacagATTTCCCCTCAAGCTTGGAAGGAACCACGctgatgacaccttgatcttggacttctgacctccagaactgtgaagcaataaatttctattgtttaagccagtcagtctgtgatactttgttatggcagccctggggaACTAAtacaggtggcttaaaacaacagaaattttttcttccctctgtgactgtgttcaaatttccctcttcttaaagGACACCAGTCAAATGGGATCAGGGCCCACCCCACTCCATCTTAACTAATTTGTCTGCAAAGACCTCATtcccaagtaaggtcacattgaCGGGCATGGGGTAGGGgcagggttaggacttcaacgtatctttggaggggacacaattcaacccatgacaGTCTGCCCTCTGGCTGCCCACAATTCACGTCCTTCCCACATGCAAAATGCGTTCACACTATCCCAATATCCCCCCAAGTCTAAACCATTCCTGCGTCAATTCTAAGtccaaaatctcatctaaatacTATCAGGTCAAAGTCCCAAATTTGtgctcctctctgtgtcccagacCTGGCACGGAGGTGGTGCTCAGGGAATGGGTACCTCCACacccatttattcactcactcactgtTCACTGCACACCTACTGTGGGCTGGTCCTGGGGATcctgagataagtcagacagaatcCCTGAATCTGATGGGGAAAATGAACACATTAATACATAATCTGAATAAAATGTAATACTTGGCTTCTTCTATCACAATGCTTATCACACTGTTTTATAATTGTTTACCTGAAACAATCTAAAAAATGCACAAGATTGCATTttgtaaaacaaagcaaaatggtttccactgaatttttgtttcttcttcctgaGATTTTACATCTCTTAGAACTGAAAAGTGTTTTTCATTAGAAGCTTGTGGTTTGGGCACAAACTgagcaaaaaattttttaaaagtatctgtAGGGTCTGTAATGATGTTAcctctcattcctgatattggtaatatatgtcgtctttttttttttttcttttactgattaGTTTAACTAGAGGTTATAAATTTTAtcaaccttttcaaagaaccaacttttgattttctctattgctttctgttttctatttcaattgatttctactctgatttttatttttattattattccttttcttctgtttattttgggTTTCAGTTTTCCTATATTTCTGGTTTCTTATGGTAGAAGCTGACGTCAATATttcactttccttcctttctttaaaagattaaaaaacagctttattgagatataattcacataccatacaattcactcttttaaagtatACGATTCAGTGGTTTTTGTATATTCATAGATGTGTATACAACCATTACCACAattagttttagaacattttcatcactgcaaAGAGAAACCCGTGCCCATTAGCTGTCATTCTGCATTTTCTCCTCTTCCCGCTCCCGGCAACtgataatctactttctgtctctgttaagcttcctattctggacatttc
This genomic window contains:
- the LOC132366686 gene encoding ADP-ribosylation factor-like protein 6-interacting protein 1 — translated: MAEGDNRSTNLRAAGTASLEEQLQGWGEVMLMAEKVLQWERAWFPPAIMGVVSLVFLTIYYLDPSVLSGVSCFVMFLCLADYLVPILAPRIFGSNKWTTEQRQRFHGICSNLVKTRRRAVGWWKRLFALKEEKPKTYFMTMIVSLAAVSWVGQQVHDFLLSHLENKTFLLLLPGLNQHGIISKYIGMAKRERNKLLKQREKKNE